In Vigna radiata var. radiata cultivar VC1973A unplaced genomic scaffold, Vradiata_ver6 scaffold_352, whole genome shotgun sequence, a genomic segment contains:
- the LOC106779175 gene encoding uncharacterized protein LOC106779175 produces the protein MENQEEVQEEMKADIQQLKGQMSQILEALNALQDPGDSRAPRPQQRASEAQTFPPYGLPPNYTPPSGEDLGHADTQEVKDNAVEAEDKLGANTAIIHEETTQSGMANVIMIEQPEMKSSHYVVAPTNFEKLEMLEKKLRVIEGKDVFEFGDARKLCLVPDVVIPPKFKLPEFEKYRGNTCPRSHITMYCRKMAAYAYHEKLLIHFFQESLTSVALSWYMRLEPTDICSWKDLVDAFVRQYEYNKDLRPDRLQLQNMVKNESESFREYAQRWREIAAQVEPPLSDKEMTTIFLNTLQPPFYEHMISSVSSSFADIVVIGERVEGGIRNGKIALNPNLVANLNEYGLGQEANSHFTAYPQTSHSYGSNRAMEQRKYNRNEKVVNFTPIPMTYTELLQDLLRNNLIKVCPTRSVRPPYPKNYDINVRCDYHEGARGHSTKACKALRHKVQSLIDSGCLKFEESQSSTVARRDLASANAMDK, from the coding sequence ATGGAGAATCAAGAAGAAGTTCAAGAGGAGATGAAAGCCGATATCCAACAACTGAAGGGACAAATGAGCCAAATCCTAGAGGCCCTGAATGCCTTACAAGACCCTGGAGATTCGCGGGCACCGCGACCACAACAGAGAGCATCGGAGGCACAAACTTTCCCTCCTTATGGTCTTCCTCCGAACTACACTCCGCCCTCAGGAGAGGACTTGGGACATGCTGACACCCAAGAGGTCAAAGATAACGCAGTTGAAGCAGAAGACAAGCTTGGAGCAAACACTGCCATAATTCATGAGGAGACAACCCAGTCAGGTATGGCAAACGTGATAATGATAGAACAACCCGAGATGAAGTCTTCACATTATGTTGTTGCaccaacaaattttgaaaaattagaaatgcTTGAGAAGAAGTTGAGAGTCATAGAGGGCAAAGATGTGTTTGAATTTGGAGATGCTAGAAAACTATGCTTAGTTCCAGATGTGGTAATACCTCCAAAGTTCAAGTTGCCAGAGTTTGAGAAATATCGAGGAAACACTTGCCCAAGGAGCCACATAACCATGTACTGCAGAAAAATGGCAGCCTATGCTTATCATGAAAAACTTTTGATTCACTTCTTCCAGGAAAGCTTAACTAGTGTGGCTCTAAGTTGGTACATGCGCTTAGAACCAACTGACATCTGCTCATGGAAAGATCTGGTTGATGCATTCGTAAGGCAGTACGAATATAATAAGGACCTAAGACCTGACAGATTACAATTGCAGAACATGGTGAAGAACGAGTCTGAATCATTCAGAGAATATGCCCAAAGGTGGAGAGAAATTGCTGCTCAAGTAGAGCCTCCTCTGAGTGACAAGGAGATGACAACCATATTTCTGAATACTCTACAACCACCATTTTATGAGCACATGATAAGCAGTGTCTCCTCAAGTTTTGCTGATATAGTGGTAATTGGAGAGAGGGTTGAAGGTGGCataagaaatggaaaaattgcACTAAATCCAAATCTGGTAGCGAATTTGAATGAGTATGGTCTTGGACAGGAGGCAAATTCGCATTTTACTGCCTATCCTCAGACGTCACATTCTTATGGGTCCAATCGAGCCATGGAGCAGAGAAAGTACAATCGTAATGAGAAGGTCGTTAATTTCACTCCTATCCCCATGACCTATACAGAGCTGCTGCAAGATCTGTTACGCAACAACCTCATAAAGGTTTGTCCTACCAGGTCGGTACGACCTCCTTACCCAAAGAACTATGACATAAATGTTAGGTGTGATTATCATGAAGGAGCACGTGGGCATTCAACAAAGGCATGCAAGGCTTTAAGGCATAAGGTGCAATCTTTAATCGATTCAGGAtgtttaaagtttgaagaaagtcaATCCAGTACTGTGGCAAGGCGAGATCTCGCCTCTGCAAATGCCATGGACAAATGA